From the genome of Alosa alosa isolate M-15738 ecotype Scorff River chromosome 20, AALO_Geno_1.1, whole genome shotgun sequence, one region includes:
- the ints3 gene encoding integrator complex subunit 3 isoform X2: protein MEPSPAKGKPQGRLLVSTTLDAKDELEERLERCVGIVTSMTNGLSEREANDAITAHVCKGPQQHEEVCLGLFSILLTETPQAQRCYRDLTLVNRDGMNVVLMKINQILMEKFLKLQDVCRTQLVWLVRELVKSGVIGADGILMTLMKQIAGGDISSKNLWLAENVLDILLEQKEWVLKSGMLIAMSVYTYLRLMVDHGTPNLLPLRQKEVDFCISLLREKFMECYIIGRDLVRLLQNVARIPEMELLWKDLLHNPQTLSPQFTGVLQLLTSRTSRKFLACRLTPDMETKLLFMTSRVRFGQQKRYQDWFQRQYLSTAESQSLRCDLIRYICGVVHPSNEVLSSDILPRWAIIGWLLTTCTSNVAASNAKLALFYDWLFFSPEKDSIMNIEPAILVMHHSMKPHPAITATLLDFMCRIIPHFFPPLEVQVRQGVCNSLTFIMEKRVLAHLAPLFDNPKLDRELRSMLRERFPEFCSSPSPPTEVKMEESLPLEMENHVLDKEDSCYDATEAAFSDDEEEINNKGEAGKKKEFRFHPIKETYIEEPADISPYVDQLDEPLKEKVTQLQKESDMEVQCEVMQEIVDLILEEDFDSEQMSTLASCLAELFKGHFRGDVLPDEITEESLEESVCKPVCLVFRNLCQMQEDNSSFSMLLDMLAELYQKQPKIGYHLLYYLKASKAAAGKMSLYEAFAQATALGDLHTCLMMDMKACQEDDVRLLCYLTPSIYSEFPDETLRSGELLNMIVAVIDSTQLQELMCHVMMGNLVMFRKDSVLNILIQSLDWETFEQYSTWQLFLAHSIPLETIIPILQHLKYKEHPEALSCLLLQLRREKPMEEMVKMVLSRPCHHEDQFTTSILRHWASKHDDTLGEHIKALLIKNNNLPRKRQSLRSSSSKLAQLTLEQMLEHLDNLRLNLSNTKNNFFTQTPILQALQHVQASCDEAHKMSGALVFRFSDLFALAEEYEDSTKPPKSRRKAPASSPRSRKGAAPPTNNEEESASSSASEEEDSKPKAPKRKRKGSSAVGSDSD, encoded by the exons ATGGAGCCTTCACCGGCAAAGGGGAAACCACAGGGTCGCCTGTTGGTGTCCACGACTCTGGACGCAAAAGATGAACTGGAGGAG CGGTTGGAAAGATGTGTCGGAATTGTCACTTCTATGACAAACGGCCTTTCAGAGCGCGAAGCCAACGATGCCATCACTGCCCAT GTGTGCAAGGGGCCACAGCAACATGAGGAAGTGTGTTTGGGTCTGTTTAGCATACTTTTGACAGAGACACCTCAGGCACAGCGG tgTTACAGAGACTTGACGCTGGTGAACCGTGATGGGATGAATGTGGTTCTGATGAAAATAAACCAGATCCTCATGGAGAAGTTCCTCAAACTCCAAGATGTTTGTCGCACCCAG ctggTCTGGCTGGTCCGAGAGTTGGTGAAGAGTGGTGTCATTGGGGCTGATGGAATCCTCATGACCCTTATGAAACAGATAGCAG gagGAGACATCTCCAGTAAGAACCTGTGGTTGGCGGAGAACGTGCTGGACATCTTGCTTGAGCAGAA ggagtggGTCCTGAAGAGCGGAATGCTGATCGCCATGTCTGTGTACACTTACTTGCGCCTGATGGTGGACCATGGAACCCCCAACCTGCTGCCCCTCAGACAGAAGGAGGTGGACTTCTGCATAAGCCTGCTCCGCGAGAAG TTTATGGAGTGCTACATTATTGGGAGGGATCTGGTGCGCCTGCTGCAGAATGTGGCTCGAATCCCCGAGATGGAGCTGCTGTGGAAAGACCTGCTGCACAACCCTCAGACCCTCAGCCCACAgttcacag GTGTGCTGCAGCTTCTTACCTCTCGAACGTCACGAAAGTTCCTTGCCTGTCGCCTGACGCCGGACATGGAGACCAAACTTCTCTTCATGACCTCCAga GTGCGCTTTGGGCAGCAGAAGCGCTATCAGGATTGGTTCCAGCGGCAGTACCTGTCCACGGCCGAGAGTCAATCCCTGCGCTGCGACCTGATTCGCTACATCTGTGGCGTGGTCCACCCGTCCAATGAGGTGCTCAGCTCCGACATCCTGCCCCGCTGGGCCATCATAGGCTGGCTCCTCACCACCTGCACG TCGAACGTGGCAGCCTCAAATGCCAAGCTTGCCCTCTTCTACGACTGGCTCTTTTTCAGTCCGGAGAAGGATAGCATCATGAACATAg AGCCAGCCATCCTGGTGATGCATCACTCTATGAAGCCACACCCTGCCATAACCGCCACATTGCTGGACTTTATGTGCCGG atTATCCCTCACTTCTTCCCCCCCCTGGAGGTTCAGGTGCGTCAGGGCGTGTGCAACTCCCTCACCTTCATCATGGAGAAGAGAGTGCTGGC TCACCTGGCTCCTCTGTTTGATAACCCCAAGCTGGATCGAGAGCTCCGCTCCATGTTACGTGAGCGCTTCCCAGAGTTCTGTAGTTCACCTTCGCCCCCCACAGAAG TGAAAATGGAAGAATCCCTTCCCCTGGAGATGGAGAATCACGTGCTGGATAAAGAGGACAGTTGCTATGACGCCACTGAAGCTGCCTTCAGTGACGATGAGGAGGAGATTAATAACAAAGGTGAAG CAGGCAAGAAAAAGGAGTTTCGGTTCCATCCAATCAAAGAGACTTATATTGAAGAGCCAGCTGACATCTCACCCTATGTGGACCAGTTGGACGAGCCGTTGAAGGAGAAGGTGACCCAGCTGCAGAAGGAGAG TGACATGGAGGTTCAGTGTGAAGTGATGCAGGAGATCGTGGACCTCATACTGGAG gaggaCTTTGACTCTGAGCAGATGTCCACTCTGGCCTCTTGTCTGGCTGAACTGTTCAAGGGCCACTTCAGAGGAGACGTCCTCCCAGACGAGATCACGgaaga GTCTTTGGAAGAGTCCGTGTGTAAGCCGGTGTGTTTGGTGTTCCGTAACCTGTGTCAAATGCAAGAGGATAACAGCAGCTTCTCCATGCTCCTGGACATGCTAGCCGAGCTCTACCAGAAACAGCCCAAGATAGGATACCACCTTCTCTACTACCTGAAGGCcag TAAAGCGGCGGCAGGTAAGATGAGTCTATACGAGGCGTTTGCTCAGGCCACAGCACTGGGGGACCTGCACACCTGCCTCATGATGGACATGAAGGCCTGTCAGGAGGACGACGTCCGCCTGCTCTGTTACCTCACGCCCTCCATCTACTCCgag TTCCCTGATGAGACTCTGCGCAGTGGAGAACTGCTGAATATGATTGTGGCTGTCATTGATTCCACACAG cttCAAGAGCTAATGTGTCATGTGATGATGGGTAATCTGGTGATGTTCCGTAAAGACTCTGTTCTCAACATACTCA ttcaATCCCTTGACTGGGAGACGTTCGAGCAGTACAGCACTTGGCAGCTCTTTCTGGCCCACAGCATCCCACTGGAAACGATAATCCCCATCCTCCAGCACCTCAAATAcaagg aacatcctgaggcgCTCTCATGTCTGCTGTTGCAGCTACGCAGAGAGAA accCATGGAGGAGATGGTGAAGATGGTTCTGAGTCGGCCGTGTCACCATGAGGATCAGTTTACCACCAGCATCCTGCGCCACTGGGCCTCCAAACACGACGACACACTGGGAGAACACATCAAAGCACTGCTCATCAAAAACAACAACCTACCCCGCAAGAGACAGag TCTGCGCAGTTCCAGCAGTAAACTGGCTCAGTTGACTTTGGAGCAGATGCTGGAGCACCTGGACAACCTCAGACTGAACCTGTCCAACACCAAGAATAACT TCTTCACCCAGACGCCAATTCTGCAGGCTCTTCAACACGTGCAGGCCAGCTGTGACGAAGCCCACAAGATGAG TGGTGCTCTTGTTTTCAGGTTCAGCGATCTCTTTGCTCTAGCGGAGGAGTACGAAGACTCGACCAAACCCCCCAAATCCAGACGCAAGGCCCCCGCCTCGTCCCCGCGCTCACGCAAAGGCGCCGCCCCGCCCACCAACAACGAAGAGGAGAGCGCCTCCAGCAGCGCTTCT gaggaagaggactcCAAGCCCAAGGCcccaaagaggaagagaaaaggctCCTCAGCTGTGGGCTCCGACAGCGACTAA
- the ints3 gene encoding integrator complex subunit 3 isoform X6 — protein MEPSPAKGKPQGRLLVSTTLDAKDELEERLERCVGIVTSMTNGLSEREANDAITAHVCKGPQQHEEVCLGLFSILLTETPQAQRCYRDLTLVNRDGMNVVLMKINQILMEKFLKLQDVCRTQLVWLVRELVKSGVIGADGILMTLMKQIAGGDISSKNLWLAENVLDILLEQKEWVLKSGMLIAMSVYTYLRLMVDHGTPNLLPLRQKEVDFCISLLREKFMECYIIGRDLVRLLQNVARIPEMELLWKDLLHNPQTLSPQFTGVLQLLTSRTSRKFLACRLTPDMETKLLFMTSRVRFGQQKRYQDWFQRQYLSTAESQSLRCDLIRYICGVVHPSNEVLSSDILPRWAIIGWLLTTCTSNVAASNAKLALFYDWLFFSPEKDSIMNIEPAILVMHHSMKPHPAITATLLDFMCRIIPHFFPPLEVQVRQGVCNSLTFIMEKRVLAHLAPLFDNPKLDRELRSMLRERFPEFCSSPSPPTEVKMEESLPLEMENHVLDKEDSCYDATEAAFSDDEEEINNKGKKKEFRFHPIKETYIEEPADISPYVDQLDEPLKEKVTQLQKESDMEVQCEVMQEIVDLILEEDFDSEQMSTLASCLAELFKGHFRGDVLPDEITEESLEESVCKPVCLVFRNLCQMQEDNSSFSMLLDMLAELYQKQPKIGYHLLYYLKASKAAAGKMSLYEAFAQATALGDLHTCLMMDMKACQEDDVRLLCYLTPSIYSEFPDETLRSGELLNMIVAVIDSTQLQELMCHVMMGNLVMFRKDSVLNILIQSLDWETFEQYSTWQLFLAHSIPLETIIPILQHLKYKEHPEALSCLLLQLRREKPMEEMVKMVLSRPCHHEDQFTTSILRHWASKHDDTLGEHIKALLIKNNNLPRKRQSLRSSSSKLAQLTLEQMLEHLDNLRLNLSNTKNNFFTQTPILQALQHVQASCDEAHKMRFSDLFALAEEYEDSTKPPKSRRKAPASSPRSRKGAAPPTNNEEESASSSASEEEDSKPKAPKRKRKGSSAVGSDSD, from the exons ATGGAGCCTTCACCGGCAAAGGGGAAACCACAGGGTCGCCTGTTGGTGTCCACGACTCTGGACGCAAAAGATGAACTGGAGGAG CGGTTGGAAAGATGTGTCGGAATTGTCACTTCTATGACAAACGGCCTTTCAGAGCGCGAAGCCAACGATGCCATCACTGCCCAT GTGTGCAAGGGGCCACAGCAACATGAGGAAGTGTGTTTGGGTCTGTTTAGCATACTTTTGACAGAGACACCTCAGGCACAGCGG tgTTACAGAGACTTGACGCTGGTGAACCGTGATGGGATGAATGTGGTTCTGATGAAAATAAACCAGATCCTCATGGAGAAGTTCCTCAAACTCCAAGATGTTTGTCGCACCCAG ctggTCTGGCTGGTCCGAGAGTTGGTGAAGAGTGGTGTCATTGGGGCTGATGGAATCCTCATGACCCTTATGAAACAGATAGCAG gagGAGACATCTCCAGTAAGAACCTGTGGTTGGCGGAGAACGTGCTGGACATCTTGCTTGAGCAGAA ggagtggGTCCTGAAGAGCGGAATGCTGATCGCCATGTCTGTGTACACTTACTTGCGCCTGATGGTGGACCATGGAACCCCCAACCTGCTGCCCCTCAGACAGAAGGAGGTGGACTTCTGCATAAGCCTGCTCCGCGAGAAG TTTATGGAGTGCTACATTATTGGGAGGGATCTGGTGCGCCTGCTGCAGAATGTGGCTCGAATCCCCGAGATGGAGCTGCTGTGGAAAGACCTGCTGCACAACCCTCAGACCCTCAGCCCACAgttcacag GTGTGCTGCAGCTTCTTACCTCTCGAACGTCACGAAAGTTCCTTGCCTGTCGCCTGACGCCGGACATGGAGACCAAACTTCTCTTCATGACCTCCAga GTGCGCTTTGGGCAGCAGAAGCGCTATCAGGATTGGTTCCAGCGGCAGTACCTGTCCACGGCCGAGAGTCAATCCCTGCGCTGCGACCTGATTCGCTACATCTGTGGCGTGGTCCACCCGTCCAATGAGGTGCTCAGCTCCGACATCCTGCCCCGCTGGGCCATCATAGGCTGGCTCCTCACCACCTGCACG TCGAACGTGGCAGCCTCAAATGCCAAGCTTGCCCTCTTCTACGACTGGCTCTTTTTCAGTCCGGAGAAGGATAGCATCATGAACATAg AGCCAGCCATCCTGGTGATGCATCACTCTATGAAGCCACACCCTGCCATAACCGCCACATTGCTGGACTTTATGTGCCGG atTATCCCTCACTTCTTCCCCCCCCTGGAGGTTCAGGTGCGTCAGGGCGTGTGCAACTCCCTCACCTTCATCATGGAGAAGAGAGTGCTGGC TCACCTGGCTCCTCTGTTTGATAACCCCAAGCTGGATCGAGAGCTCCGCTCCATGTTACGTGAGCGCTTCCCAGAGTTCTGTAGTTCACCTTCGCCCCCCACAGAAG TGAAAATGGAAGAATCCCTTCCCCTGGAGATGGAGAATCACGTGCTGGATAAAGAGGACAGTTGCTATGACGCCACTGAAGCTGCCTTCAGTGACGATGAGGAGGAGATTAATAACAAAG GCAAGAAAAAGGAGTTTCGGTTCCATCCAATCAAAGAGACTTATATTGAAGAGCCAGCTGACATCTCACCCTATGTGGACCAGTTGGACGAGCCGTTGAAGGAGAAGGTGACCCAGCTGCAGAAGGAGAG TGACATGGAGGTTCAGTGTGAAGTGATGCAGGAGATCGTGGACCTCATACTGGAG gaggaCTTTGACTCTGAGCAGATGTCCACTCTGGCCTCTTGTCTGGCTGAACTGTTCAAGGGCCACTTCAGAGGAGACGTCCTCCCAGACGAGATCACGgaaga GTCTTTGGAAGAGTCCGTGTGTAAGCCGGTGTGTTTGGTGTTCCGTAACCTGTGTCAAATGCAAGAGGATAACAGCAGCTTCTCCATGCTCCTGGACATGCTAGCCGAGCTCTACCAGAAACAGCCCAAGATAGGATACCACCTTCTCTACTACCTGAAGGCcag TAAAGCGGCGGCAGGTAAGATGAGTCTATACGAGGCGTTTGCTCAGGCCACAGCACTGGGGGACCTGCACACCTGCCTCATGATGGACATGAAGGCCTGTCAGGAGGACGACGTCCGCCTGCTCTGTTACCTCACGCCCTCCATCTACTCCgag TTCCCTGATGAGACTCTGCGCAGTGGAGAACTGCTGAATATGATTGTGGCTGTCATTGATTCCACACAG cttCAAGAGCTAATGTGTCATGTGATGATGGGTAATCTGGTGATGTTCCGTAAAGACTCTGTTCTCAACATACTCA ttcaATCCCTTGACTGGGAGACGTTCGAGCAGTACAGCACTTGGCAGCTCTTTCTGGCCCACAGCATCCCACTGGAAACGATAATCCCCATCCTCCAGCACCTCAAATAcaagg aacatcctgaggcgCTCTCATGTCTGCTGTTGCAGCTACGCAGAGAGAA accCATGGAGGAGATGGTGAAGATGGTTCTGAGTCGGCCGTGTCACCATGAGGATCAGTTTACCACCAGCATCCTGCGCCACTGGGCCTCCAAACACGACGACACACTGGGAGAACACATCAAAGCACTGCTCATCAAAAACAACAACCTACCCCGCAAGAGACAGag TCTGCGCAGTTCCAGCAGTAAACTGGCTCAGTTGACTTTGGAGCAGATGCTGGAGCACCTGGACAACCTCAGACTGAACCTGTCCAACACCAAGAATAACT TCTTCACCCAGACGCCAATTCTGCAGGCTCTTCAACACGTGCAGGCCAGCTGTGACGAAGCCCACAAGATGAG GTTCAGCGATCTCTTTGCTCTAGCGGAGGAGTACGAAGACTCGACCAAACCCCCCAAATCCAGACGCAAGGCCCCCGCCTCGTCCCCGCGCTCACGCAAAGGCGCCGCCCCGCCCACCAACAACGAAGAGGAGAGCGCCTCCAGCAGCGCTTCT gaggaagaggactcCAAGCCCAAGGCcccaaagaggaagagaaaaggctCCTCAGCTGTGGGCTCCGACAGCGACTAA
- the ints3 gene encoding integrator complex subunit 3 isoform X4: MEPSPAKGKPQGRLLVSTTLDAKDELEERLERCVGIVTSMTNGLSEREANDAITAHVCKGPQQHEEVCLGLFSILLTETPQAQRCYRDLTLVNRDGMNVVLMKINQILMEKFLKLQDVCRTQLVWLVRELVKSGVIGADGILMTLMKQIAGGDISSKNLWLAENVLDILLEQKEWVLKSGMLIAMSVYTYLRLMVDHGTPNLLPLRQKEVDFCISLLREKFMECYIIGRDLVRLLQNVARIPEMELLWKDLLHNPQTLSPQFTGVLQLLTSRTSRKFLACRLTPDMETKLLFMTSRVRFGQQKRYQDWFQRQYLSTAESQSLRCDLIRYICGVVHPSNEVLSSDILPRWAIIGWLLTTCTSNVAASNAKLALFYDWLFFSPEKDSIMNIEPAILVMHHSMKPHPAITATLLDFMCRIIPHFFPPLEVQVRQGVCNSLTFIMEKRVLAHLAPLFDNPKLDRELRSMLRERFPEFCSSPSPPTEVKMEESLPLEMENHVLDKEDSCYDATEAAFSDDEEEINNKGKKKEFRFHPIKETYIEEPADISPYVDQLDEPLKEKVTQLQKESDMEVQCEVMQEIVDLILEEDFDSEQMSTLASCLAELFKGHFRGDVLPDEITEESLEESVCKPVCLVFRNLCQMQEDNSSFSMLLDMLAELYQKQPKIGYHLLYYLKASKAAAGKMSLYEAFAQATALGDLHTCLMMDMKACQEDDVRLLCYLTPSIYSEFPDETLRSGELLNMIVAVIDSTQLQELMCHVMMGNLVMFRKDSVLNILIQSLDWETFEQYSTWQLFLAHSIPLETIIPILQHLKYKEHPEALSCLLLQLRREKPMEEMVKMVLSRPCHHEDQFTTSILRHWASKHDDTLGEHIKALLIKNNNLPRKRQSLRSSSSKLAQLTLEQMLEHLDNLRLNLSNTKNNFFTQTPILQALQHVQASCDEAHKMSGALVFRFSDLFALAEEYEDSTKPPKSRRKAPASSPRSRKGAAPPTNNEEESASSSASEEEDSKPKAPKRKRKGSSAVGSDSD; this comes from the exons ATGGAGCCTTCACCGGCAAAGGGGAAACCACAGGGTCGCCTGTTGGTGTCCACGACTCTGGACGCAAAAGATGAACTGGAGGAG CGGTTGGAAAGATGTGTCGGAATTGTCACTTCTATGACAAACGGCCTTTCAGAGCGCGAAGCCAACGATGCCATCACTGCCCAT GTGTGCAAGGGGCCACAGCAACATGAGGAAGTGTGTTTGGGTCTGTTTAGCATACTTTTGACAGAGACACCTCAGGCACAGCGG tgTTACAGAGACTTGACGCTGGTGAACCGTGATGGGATGAATGTGGTTCTGATGAAAATAAACCAGATCCTCATGGAGAAGTTCCTCAAACTCCAAGATGTTTGTCGCACCCAG ctggTCTGGCTGGTCCGAGAGTTGGTGAAGAGTGGTGTCATTGGGGCTGATGGAATCCTCATGACCCTTATGAAACAGATAGCAG gagGAGACATCTCCAGTAAGAACCTGTGGTTGGCGGAGAACGTGCTGGACATCTTGCTTGAGCAGAA ggagtggGTCCTGAAGAGCGGAATGCTGATCGCCATGTCTGTGTACACTTACTTGCGCCTGATGGTGGACCATGGAACCCCCAACCTGCTGCCCCTCAGACAGAAGGAGGTGGACTTCTGCATAAGCCTGCTCCGCGAGAAG TTTATGGAGTGCTACATTATTGGGAGGGATCTGGTGCGCCTGCTGCAGAATGTGGCTCGAATCCCCGAGATGGAGCTGCTGTGGAAAGACCTGCTGCACAACCCTCAGACCCTCAGCCCACAgttcacag GTGTGCTGCAGCTTCTTACCTCTCGAACGTCACGAAAGTTCCTTGCCTGTCGCCTGACGCCGGACATGGAGACCAAACTTCTCTTCATGACCTCCAga GTGCGCTTTGGGCAGCAGAAGCGCTATCAGGATTGGTTCCAGCGGCAGTACCTGTCCACGGCCGAGAGTCAATCCCTGCGCTGCGACCTGATTCGCTACATCTGTGGCGTGGTCCACCCGTCCAATGAGGTGCTCAGCTCCGACATCCTGCCCCGCTGGGCCATCATAGGCTGGCTCCTCACCACCTGCACG TCGAACGTGGCAGCCTCAAATGCCAAGCTTGCCCTCTTCTACGACTGGCTCTTTTTCAGTCCGGAGAAGGATAGCATCATGAACATAg AGCCAGCCATCCTGGTGATGCATCACTCTATGAAGCCACACCCTGCCATAACCGCCACATTGCTGGACTTTATGTGCCGG atTATCCCTCACTTCTTCCCCCCCCTGGAGGTTCAGGTGCGTCAGGGCGTGTGCAACTCCCTCACCTTCATCATGGAGAAGAGAGTGCTGGC TCACCTGGCTCCTCTGTTTGATAACCCCAAGCTGGATCGAGAGCTCCGCTCCATGTTACGTGAGCGCTTCCCAGAGTTCTGTAGTTCACCTTCGCCCCCCACAGAAG TGAAAATGGAAGAATCCCTTCCCCTGGAGATGGAGAATCACGTGCTGGATAAAGAGGACAGTTGCTATGACGCCACTGAAGCTGCCTTCAGTGACGATGAGGAGGAGATTAATAACAAAG GCAAGAAAAAGGAGTTTCGGTTCCATCCAATCAAAGAGACTTATATTGAAGAGCCAGCTGACATCTCACCCTATGTGGACCAGTTGGACGAGCCGTTGAAGGAGAAGGTGACCCAGCTGCAGAAGGAGAG TGACATGGAGGTTCAGTGTGAAGTGATGCAGGAGATCGTGGACCTCATACTGGAG gaggaCTTTGACTCTGAGCAGATGTCCACTCTGGCCTCTTGTCTGGCTGAACTGTTCAAGGGCCACTTCAGAGGAGACGTCCTCCCAGACGAGATCACGgaaga GTCTTTGGAAGAGTCCGTGTGTAAGCCGGTGTGTTTGGTGTTCCGTAACCTGTGTCAAATGCAAGAGGATAACAGCAGCTTCTCCATGCTCCTGGACATGCTAGCCGAGCTCTACCAGAAACAGCCCAAGATAGGATACCACCTTCTCTACTACCTGAAGGCcag TAAAGCGGCGGCAGGTAAGATGAGTCTATACGAGGCGTTTGCTCAGGCCACAGCACTGGGGGACCTGCACACCTGCCTCATGATGGACATGAAGGCCTGTCAGGAGGACGACGTCCGCCTGCTCTGTTACCTCACGCCCTCCATCTACTCCgag TTCCCTGATGAGACTCTGCGCAGTGGAGAACTGCTGAATATGATTGTGGCTGTCATTGATTCCACACAG cttCAAGAGCTAATGTGTCATGTGATGATGGGTAATCTGGTGATGTTCCGTAAAGACTCTGTTCTCAACATACTCA ttcaATCCCTTGACTGGGAGACGTTCGAGCAGTACAGCACTTGGCAGCTCTTTCTGGCCCACAGCATCCCACTGGAAACGATAATCCCCATCCTCCAGCACCTCAAATAcaagg aacatcctgaggcgCTCTCATGTCTGCTGTTGCAGCTACGCAGAGAGAA accCATGGAGGAGATGGTGAAGATGGTTCTGAGTCGGCCGTGTCACCATGAGGATCAGTTTACCACCAGCATCCTGCGCCACTGGGCCTCCAAACACGACGACACACTGGGAGAACACATCAAAGCACTGCTCATCAAAAACAACAACCTACCCCGCAAGAGACAGag TCTGCGCAGTTCCAGCAGTAAACTGGCTCAGTTGACTTTGGAGCAGATGCTGGAGCACCTGGACAACCTCAGACTGAACCTGTCCAACACCAAGAATAACT TCTTCACCCAGACGCCAATTCTGCAGGCTCTTCAACACGTGCAGGCCAGCTGTGACGAAGCCCACAAGATGAG TGGTGCTCTTGTTTTCAGGTTCAGCGATCTCTTTGCTCTAGCGGAGGAGTACGAAGACTCGACCAAACCCCCCAAATCCAGACGCAAGGCCCCCGCCTCGTCCCCGCGCTCACGCAAAGGCGCCGCCCCGCCCACCAACAACGAAGAGGAGAGCGCCTCCAGCAGCGCTTCT gaggaagaggactcCAAGCCCAAGGCcccaaagaggaagagaaaaggctCCTCAGCTGTGGGCTCCGACAGCGACTAA